From Pontibacter actiniarum, a single genomic window includes:
- a CDS encoding branched-chain amino acid aminotransferase, protein MSIDMLTIPAQCVTESRISQLDINNIEFGKLFSDHMLVVDYKDEAWQNPEILPYGNITMSPATSALHYGQAIFEGMKAYKDANGDILLFRPLDNFRRLNISAERMCMPAITEDIFMQGLEQLLRLDAAWVPPTAGCALYIRPFMFATDDFIGVRPSSKYRFTIFSCPVGAYYGQPLKVAIEPNFVRSAEGGAGYAKAAGNYGAALLPARKMQEKGYHQLIWTDAKEHKYIEESGTMNVMFVIDGKLITPPVSTTILKGITRDSVLTLARDLGYPVEERKVAVDELVEAHKAGTLQEAFGTGTAATIAQIATIHYDNTDMELPAIEGRKISNHLATELDKIKTGQAPDPHNWVYRISL, encoded by the coding sequence ATGTCAATAGATATGCTAACTATACCGGCACAATGTGTCACGGAGTCGCGTATTTCGCAGCTGGATATCAACAATATTGAGTTCGGAAAGCTCTTCTCAGACCACATGCTGGTGGTTGACTACAAAGACGAGGCTTGGCAGAACCCGGAGATACTGCCTTACGGCAACATAACCATGAGCCCGGCTACCTCGGCCCTCCACTACGGACAGGCTATTTTTGAGGGTATGAAAGCCTACAAGGACGCCAACGGCGACATCCTGCTGTTCCGCCCGCTGGATAACTTCCGCCGCCTCAACATTTCGGCGGAGCGCATGTGCATGCCGGCCATTACAGAGGACATTTTCATGCAGGGCCTGGAGCAGCTGCTGCGCCTGGATGCTGCCTGGGTGCCGCCAACCGCGGGCTGCGCACTGTATATCCGCCCGTTTATGTTCGCCACTGATGACTTTATCGGGGTAAGGCCGTCGTCCAAGTACCGCTTCACCATCTTCTCCTGCCCGGTGGGCGCCTATTACGGCCAGCCACTGAAGGTTGCCATAGAGCCGAACTTTGTGCGTTCTGCGGAGGGCGGTGCCGGCTATGCCAAGGCGGCCGGAAACTACGGCGCAGCGCTGCTGCCAGCCCGCAAGATGCAGGAAAAAGGGTATCACCAGCTTATCTGGACAGATGCCAAAGAGCACAAGTACATTGAGGAGTCCGGCACGATGAACGTAATGTTTGTGATCGACGGAAAGCTGATTACGCCTCCCGTGAGCACGACCATCCTGAAAGGCATCACCCGCGACAGCGTACTGACGCTGGCCCGCGACCTGGGCTACCCTGTAGAAGAGCGCAAGGTAGCAGTGGATGAGCTGGTGGAGGCCCACAAAGCCGGTACGCTGCAAGAGGCTTTCGGGACAGGCACAGCCGCTACCATAGCCCAAATAGCCACCATCCACTACGATAACACAGACATGGAGCTGCCTGCGATAGAAGGCCGCAAAATATCCAATCACCTGGCTACCGAGCTGGACAAGATCAAAACCGGCCAGGCTCCGGACCCGCACAACTGGGTGTACCGCATCAGCCTGTAA